The Nitrospira sp. nucleotide sequence CGGCAAGGAACTCGCCGATATGTTGCGGGAACTGAAGGAGAAGCAGAAGGCGATGCCGTGAACGCCCTCCTCAGATTCTCCATCCAATTGTGACCGAGATGCTGCCCGCGCATCGTCGCGAAGCAGTTGAGTCCGAAGCCTGCCGCGGAACCTTGGCCTCTAGTGCACTCGCCATGGCTGTCGGACGAGGCCGCAGTGAGCGAGAGGCTGAGACATACTCCCGGCAGGACGTCGAAGGTGTGAGCGAAGCGAGAACGAAGCCCGAAGCCATGTTCAGTGCCCGGTTACAGACTATCGAATGTCCACAGAATGCCCAGTAACACCAGGTGCTGATTGGGCGTCAAGCTAAGCACGCCGGGTTGCACCTCGCCGCGACGAAAAAATCCCCCGCCCGCTCCAGTCGATTCGTCCCATCGATGTTCGAGCCGCAGTGTGGTGTTGGTCCACTTATAGGGAATCCGATATTCAACCGTGGAGGTCACCGCCTTCACGAACTGTTCGGATCCGGTCCAGCGGCCATTCCGATCCCAGTAAAATTCAGGACGCACCGCCAGAGCCCACGGTCCGGTCACATGCCAGCGTGCCACCACATTGCCACCCATGACAAACGCCCTCGGGTGTCCTGGCCGGTCGGCAACGGCCTCGGTGCCGATGTCATACGAAGCCGCCAACGTCAGGTCCTCGCCCTTCCATTCGACGATATGGTTCGCGTAGAAGCGCCAGAATTCCAGCGCCGTGTTGGTCTGATCCGGCCCGCCATACACCGTCTGCGTCAAGGTGAGGTGCGGAGTCGCCTTGTAGGCCCACTGACCGCCATAACTCGGTTGGTCGTTTGGATGTGACAGGTGATAATAGCCGTTGACGATGAACCCCGTGAGCGTCAGCGTGTCGGTGACCGGATATTTCGCATTGATGCCGAACATCATGTAGGGCGTGTTGTCGGCAATCCAGGACCGCGTGTAATTGACGTTGTCCTTGGCATAGAGCGACTCATACCCGATCAGGCTGTTGAAGAGGCCGGCCGTAATCGTAAGGCCCTTCCCGATCGGAGCGAGATACGACACATTCGCGCGATGGATATGCCGGAGCGTATCGGCCCCGCCGACCTCCCGTTCCCCCTGCAAAAATGCAAAGCGCTCAGAGTCGTAGCCTCCTTGGACGCCGAGTTCCATGCCCCAACGCGAAGACTCCTCCACATCCTTCCTGACATACGCCAGGGCCATATTCGGCGCGAATTCATTGTGCCGACTGGCCGTCGCACGATTTCTCCACAGATGGTTCTCCGGAAAATTGAAGTTCACCACGTATCCGACATCGAGATAGGCGCCGTAGTGCCACAGCGAGGGGGCTTCACCGATAGCAGCCGCTGTATCCGTCGCCAAACCACTATCGGCAAACGCTGCTGGCGCAAAGGAGATTGACAAGAAGGCCGCCCACCCCAACCACATCATGCTTCGGCGTGGAACATTCCGGGGAGTCGAATCGGCAGAGGCGTTCAAACAATGACGTGGCATCATCTCACGTTCACAGACAGGCACCCCTCACACATTGGAAGTGTGCGCGATCACATCATCGAGAACCAGGAGGAGATGTACACCGAATCGCGGAGAGAAGGGAATCGAAAAAGCACCCGGGCAGCGCCTCCGGCGATTACGTGTCCGAATCGGCAGACGGCTGCCGGAGCTGTTTCAACACGGCCAAAATCTCCGCCGGACGTGGAGGACAGCCTGAAATACGCACATCAACGGGAATATGGCGGTCGACCGGCCCCGTCACCGCATAACTGCCTTTGAACTTCCCGCAATTGACGGCACAGTCTCCCAATGCAATGACGATCTTGGGATCCGCCGTGGCCTTGTACACGTCTTTCAAGGCTCGCTCCATGTTCACAGTCACGGGACCGGTTACGACCAGCGCATCGGCATGACGAGGAGATGCGACAATATGCACCCCGAACCGCTCCACGTCGTAAACCGGATTGGCCAGAGCATTCATTTCCATCTCACAGGCATTGCACGAGCCCGTATCGACCTCACGGATCGTCAGGGAGCGACGGAATGGTGCGGCCTTCTCAATGGCTTCGGGACTGACCGGCTCAGGCGGCCCCGCCGCGGCAGGGTGATCGCCCGTGACCACGCCGGTCTTCAGGCTTTTCTTGATGATCCGAAACATGTGGCCTCCTTAGCCGTCAGCAATCAGTTTTCAGCTCACACCCGACTGCTGAAGGCTGATTCCTGAAGGTTGTTTCTCACAGATCATTTCCTGCATAGGACAAATTAAAACTTTTATTGATCAACGGAAAATCCGGCACGATATTGCCAAGCGCGGCCCACTGGATCGCCGGCCAATGCACGAAGGACGGATCTCGCACTTTACACCGGTGAATCCGCCCTGCCTCGCCGGCCATGACGACATACAGGATTTCGCCTCGCCACCCCTCGACCGCTGACAGCGCCCACTCACCCGCCTGTGGTGAGCGCGTCGCTTCCGCAATCAACGTGCCGGACGGAATGCACCGGCGAACCTCACGGATCAAACGGACGGATTCATGGATCTCATCCATACGCACCCGCATCCTGGCGCGCACATCTCCGTAGCGGTAGAGCGCCACCTTCGGCTGGAGGACATCGTAAGCGGCAAACGGCCGGTCGCGACGAAGATCCCGATCGATACCGGACGCTCGGCCGACCACGCCCATCACCGCGTGGTCCCAAGCGATGCCTTCGGTGAGGATGCCCGTATTCTCCAGCCGTTCCGTCAGGGAGGCATTGGCGAACAGGATCTTTTCGAGACTCGAAAACTCCTGTTCAAGGGCGTTCAGTTCCACTTCCACCTGCGCAAGGTGCAGACCGCCGAGATCCACCGTGATGCCGCCGACGCAGATGACGCCACGCAGAAACCGCGACCCGGTCAGGCGATCGTTGAGCTGCATGAGGTGCTCTTTCATCCGCCCACAGTGCGCATGGGCCAACGCATAGGCCGTGTCGTTACAAATGGCGCCGACATCCCCGATGTGGTTGTGCAGGCGCTCCAGTTCCAGAAACAGCGTGCGCAGATATCGGGCGCGCGGCGGCGGTTCGATGCCCAGCAAGGTCTCCACAGCCTGGCAATAGGCCAGACTATGACCGACGCTCGTGTCACCGGAGACCCGTTCAGACAACGGGACCGCTTCGGTCAACGGCTGCTGCTCGAACAACTTCTCCAGGCCGCGATGTTTCCAGAAATGGCGCACTTCGAGTTGCATGATCGGTTCGCCGGCTACGGAAAATCGGAAATGACCCGGCTCGATGATGCCCGCATGGATCGGCCCCACAGGAACCTCGAAGACGCCTTCGCCATGGATTGTCCGAAAGGCATATTCCCCCTGCACACGCCCAAGCACGCGGTCCCACGGAAAGTCTTTGGTGAGCGGATGCGCGCCCTTTGGCCAATGTTCATGGCGAACGAGCCGCCGCAGATCCGGATGCCCGACCGGGATCAACCCAAACAGATCACGGATCTCCCGTTCGTACCATTTGGCCGCATGCAGGTGAGGCGTGATCGACGGGAACTCCCGCTCCTCGCCCTGCAGATCCACGGCAAGCAACAGCCAGTCCTTGTGCTCAGCCAACGTGAAGAGATAGCAGAGTTCGAACCGCGTCTCGCGCGGGCGATGGTCGACCGCCCAGAGCAACGACAACGATGCTCGCAGACTCGGACTTGTGTGCAGAAAATGTGCGACCGTCGGCAACGCCTGCTTCCTCAGTCTGAGCATCGGGACGCCATGAATGGCCGTGACCTCGATGACCGCCCCTGCGAATGCCGCCTGTATCTGCTCGACCGCCGAACGTGCGTCGATCATCCGATTACCTCACCACAATCACGTTGACCGCCCTGGTCAGCAATGTGTGAATCGGCTCTGGAAGGACGAACCCGAACCCCAGCAAAGCCACGATCATAATCATGAGGGGCACGTGGCCGACCGTCCAGACCTCTCCCCTCGCGATCCCGTCAGGCGCGGCACCCCAGACCATGGTCCCGATACGAAACATAAACCCACCGAACAACACGACGGCAAAGAACAACAGCAAGGCCACGATGCCGAGGCTTCGCATCTCGTCGGAGATCGTCATGGTCACAAACCGCCCCACCTCCATCGTATCCGACGCAAAATCCTGCGCCGCCACGGCCGACACGACGAGTAACTCGCTGACAAAGGGGGAAAAGGGGGGTAAGCCGACCAGGGCACAGCCGGCCACGAGCATCGCCACGGCGGTAATCGGCTGCACCTGCGCGACCCCACGCACCTCATTGATCTCCAGCGTCTCGAACCGGCGATGGACATTGCCCGCGACAAAAAACGCCAGCGCCTTGGCCACCGCATGATTGAGCAGGTGAAAGAGACCGGCGAACGTCCCCAACGGCCCGCCGACCCCGAAGCCGATCATGGCCAATCCCATGTGCTCGATACTCGAATAAGCGAAGAGTCGCTTGTAATTATGTTGGATGAGAATAAACAGCGAGGCCACGACGAACGACAGCAACCCGAAGGTGAGGAGCAGGTTCCCGGTGTATGTCGGGGGTAGCGCCTGGTCGACCAACGCCTTGCTACGCAACACCGTATACACGGCCACCGTTTCCAACACTCCGGCCAACATCGCCGCGATCGGTGCCGGCGCTTCGCTATACGCATCAGGCAACCAGGTATGCATGGGAACCAGGCCCACTTTCGTGCCATAACCGACGAGAATGAAAATAAACGCCAGCTTGAGCACATGGGGATCCAATTGGTTGGCCACGCCGATCAGCGCAGTCATATTGAGCGCCGAGCTCGCATCGCCAAGAACCCGCACAGAGGAGTAGTAGGTGAGCACCACGCCGAAGAGCGCGAGGGCGATGCCCACCGAACAGAGAATCAGATATTTCCAACCGGCTTCGAGGGATTCCCGCCTGCGGAAAAAGGCGATCAAGAAGGTCGTCGCCAACGTGGTCCCCTCCAGCGCAACCCACTGCACGCCCAGGCTGTTCGCCATCGTGACCGCCACCATCGCGAATAGGAACATGTGAAAGAGGAAAAAGAAGAGGCCGAGCCGTTTCGGCGCGATGACGCCCCGGGCAACCTGGTCATCCATGTACGACCACATGTAGAGCGAGCAGGACAGGCCGACGGCGGTAATGATGACCAGAATAAAATCCGAGAGCGCATCCACGTAGACGACGGCGCCCAAGGTCGTGACCGACCCTTCCGCCAGCACCTGCCGCGTCAACACCGTCTCGGCGACGGCCAACGCCAGCATGGTGAACAAATTCACCAGGTGCAGAATCCGGGCACGCTGGACCACCAGACTGAACAGGCCGGCCACCACCGGCCCGGCCAGCAACACGATTACCGGCCACATGCGTCACCCACTCGCAGTTCGCACGTCATGGTCTCGATCATTCCTTCAGCACCGTAAGCGTGCTCGTGTCGACGCTATCAAACGTGTCCTGCAACCGGTGGGTGTAAATCCCGACGATCAGGCCGGCCACCAACACGTCAAAAAAGATCCCCAATTCCACGATCAACGGCATGCCGTAGGCGGCCGCGGTCGCCCCCAAAAACACCCCGTTCTCCATGACCAAGAAGCCGACCATCTGCGTAATCGCCTTCTGGCGGGCAATCATGGTGAAGAACCCGATCAGAATGATCGCCAGGGCAATGGCCAGCGAATCGCGCGTCAGCAGATACCCGAGCGGAATGATCGGTTGAGTGATAAAGAAAGCGAGGATCACCAATGCCCCGCAGAGCAGCAGGCCCGCGGGAATGTTGATGTGCATCCCCAACTCGCGAGAAACATTGAGCCGCTCGATGACCTTCCGGAGAATACGTGGCAACACGATCACTTTGATGACGATGGTCAGGGCCGCGGCGACATAAATGTGCGTGTGCCCGGTGAGGAACGCCACGAGCGCCGCAGTCGCCGCCAGGAAGGCGGATTGCAACGCAAAGAGATCCACACAAGCGGACAGTCGACGCTGCGCGACGATGGCAAAACAGCAGAGCAGCAGCAGGACGGAGCAGAGATCGACGAGTTGCGAGCCGACATGAGTCGAAGCCGACACGGCTTATCCTTTCAACGTGTAAAAGAACACCAGTGCCAGCAGCGCCAGAATGAACGCCGCTCCCAACATTTCCGGCACACGAAACAGCCGAAGCTTCGCAAACATCGATTCGATGACCCCGATTACCACGGCCAGCGCGGAGACCTTCACCAGATACACCAGGAGGCCGACCGTGATGGCCGCTGGCGACAGACTCGTCGCAATCCCCCACGGCGCAAACACATTTACGATCAGCGTCAGAAAGACCACCAGCTTGATACCCGCTGCCCACTCCATCAAGGCCAGGTAGCGGCCGGAATATTCGAGCAGCATGGCCTCATGGATCATCGTGAGCTCTAGGTGCGTCGCGGGATTATCCACGGGAACGCGACCGGTCTCCGCCAGTGTCACGATGAACAAGGCGGCCAGCGCCATCAAATGCGCGGGCGGAGCGAGTGCGCCTTCCATCAATGCGGACTGATGAACAATCGTGCTCAAATTCGTCGAGCCGGCGGTCAACGCAATAGCGAGAATAGACAACATCATGGCCGGCTCAGCCAGCGTGGCGACAATCGCTTCACGACTGCTGCCCATGCCACCGAACGCCGATCCGGCATCGAGCCCGGCCAAAATCAGAAAGAAGGTGCCCAGCGCCAACATATACACGAGCGCGATGATGTTGCCGGCAAAGTTCAAGGGGGTGTGTGAGACAAAGACCGGGACCAACAGCCCTGCCGCCACCGTCGAGGCAAACACGATGTACGGCGCCGCGGTAAAAATCCAGGAGGTCGCCGAAGAGATCACCGGCTGCTTTTGAAACAATTTGGCCAGGTCGGCATAGGGCTGGAAGAGACTCGCGCCGCGGCGACATTGGAGACGCGCCTTCACCTTTCGGATCAGGCCGACGACGAACGGGGACAACGCCAGCAACAAGGCAAGTTGCATGAGCACCACAGCGATGTGAAGAAGTGCCTGCATGTCTCTTGTCACTCAATGTTCAACGATCGAACGGGTCGGCACGACGCCCCTCTCCATTCCGCGACGGTTCTCTATCCGGCCCACAACAGCAACAGGACCAGGGTCAGGAAAATATAGCTGAGATAGACATGAAGGCTGCCGGCTTGAATCACACGGAGACGGTCGGCCAACGCGAGCAGCCGTCGGACGACCGGCTCATAGAGATAGGTTTCAAACATTGGGTGAATATGCGACTCGAACCGCTGGTGCTTGATGAAGTACTTCGACTGTTCCAGAAACTCTCGTTCGAGCTTCACCGCCGGCTGATAGATGGTTTCGAACACCTGCTTGATGGGTTGCGCGAATCCCATCGCGCTATATTCCATGCGCGGCGTCAGGTTCAGCCCGCAGCCCCAGGTCTTGTAGTACCGTGCACGCAGGCCCTTTCCGCATAGACGGGCAATCAGCACCCCCAACCCGCCGGCCCCCACCAGCAGCACGGCGAGCACCGGCGTTGAGATGCTGGAAAATTCCACCGTCACGGGTGCCACGACCCAACCGTCCAGTGCCAGCACCTGCACGCTGATGGACACCCCCGTCAGCAGCGCGGTCACGCGATCCAACAGGGGGATGACCAGCATGGGCGCCAATCCCAGCACGACGCAGGCCCCCGCCAGAAAACCCATGCCCGCTCGCATCGACCAGGGGACCTCCTTCGCTCGTCGGGCCTGGGGACTTCGTGGCTGCGCCAGGAATGACAATCCGAAGGCTTTCGCAAAACACGCCAGCGCCAGCGCGCCGGTCAGGGCCAGCATTGCGGCGGCAATCGGCAACATGAGTTTCAGGAGCAGGGGCGGCAGTTGAACGCTGAGGAAGAGGCTCTGAAACACCAGCCATTCACTGACGAATCCGTTCGTGGGCGGCAGCGCAGCAATGGACACAGCCCCGATCAGGAAACAAGCACCCGTCCAGGGCATGCGTCGAAGCAAGCCTCCGTACTCCTCGATGTTTCTGGTGTGCGTGGAGAACTGCAGCGCTCCGGCGCCGAAGAACAGCAATGCTTTGAACGTCGCGTGATTGATCGTGTGGTACAGACCGGCCAGCAACCCGAGCGCCGCCAGTTCCTGCAATCCATAGGTGTGGAAGATCATGCCGGCACCGATCCCCAACAGAATGATGCCGATGTTTTCCACGCTGTGAAACGCCAGCAAGCCCTTCAGGTCATGCTCCATCAACGCATACATGACGCCCAACAGCGCCGACACCGTGCCGGCGATCAGAATCGTCACGCCCCACCACCAGGGGAATTCTCCTCCCATGAAATCGAAGTAGACCCGGATCAACCCATAGATGGCAGTTTTGATCATGACGCCGGACATCACCCCCGAGATGTGAGAGGGTGCAGCGGGATGCGCGTAGGGCAGCCAGACATGCAGCGGCACAATACCGGCCTTCGCGCCGAATCCGATCAAGGCTGCGAAGAAGGCCATCGATCGTACTCCGTCCGGAATCGCCCGGGCCGGGTGGCGAAACGCCTCGAACGAGAAGGACGCAGCTTCTCGCGCAAAGATTAAAAAGGTCAGCATGATGAAGGCGGTGCCGACGTGCGTCATGATCAAATAGAACAGCCCGGCCTCGCGGACGCCAGGCTTCTCATGCTCGGTGACCACCAAGAGGTAGGACAACAGGGACATGATTTCCCAGAGAATCAGGAAGAAGAACCCGTTGTCGGCCAGGACCACCAACGTCATGGACAGCAAGAAGCCGTTGAGGAGGGAGCCCAACACTCCCACCGAGATCCGGCCGGAGAACTCTTCCATGTAGCCGAAGGCATAGATCGACGCGGGAAGTGCCACCAGTGAAATCGTGAGGACGAAGAAGGCCGCGAGCGGATCGAGACGCAACGCACAGGTCAGATGTGGAATGTTGGAGGAGAGCGACAAGGACAGAGGGGCCGTGGCCAAGAGTCCGGCCAGGCCCAGAGCAATGCCCATCACGCTCGCAGCGGCCGCGAAGCCATGAGCGAGAAGATTCTGACGATGCGGAACGGTGGTGCAGAGGGGCAGCAGCCCCCCCAGGAGGTAACAGGCGAGAAGAACGGTCAAGAGGGCGGTCATCACGACACTACCCTCTCCTCACGCGCAGCATCGCGATGCTCACCACTCACTCAAGAGACAACTCTTGCGTTTGTCAAAGTACGAGAGAAATCCGGCGTCTTATTTATTCATCTACCACCTTCCGTCGTTCGACGCAACTCGCGGCCAACAGCAGGGTCCGCGCGATCATTCGCACGCATCACGCGTTGTAGGAGAATGAGCAGAGGCAGGAGCACGGAATGAAACGGGACAGGATCGAGACAGCAGCCTCGCTATTGCGGCGCCTCGCCCAGCACGCACCACAAGCGCCTGGTGCCGGACTTCTGGTCAGTGACGGCCTGGCCGGAAAAGAAACTCTGTTGCCAGGCGACGATGTCGTCTTTGGGATGGGCTGTGGCGGTCCAGTAGATACCGGAGCGGATATTCCGAAACGGATGCCCCGGGGGAAGGGAAGGATCCTGCTGATCAGGATCGACCAGCGTCTGGATTTCCTCGATGCTCGGCGCTCGCCAGCCTTTGCGCCCGCCAACGGTTTTCGTTGCGCATCGTGCGACGGAGCGATCCCAGACATCGAAGACGTAATCCGGTTCACGCTCCCAGACCAAACCGGTCTTCTGGTCTTTCACCACGTCGCCCTCGAACTGCAAGACGAACCGTGACGCCCCCTCTTCCGCCAGCACGGCACCGGACGAAGAGCCGACCAGCAGCAGGATCGACACCATCATGGGATAGCGACAGACACGCATCAGGGCGCCAGTGTGCCTCATGTGCCAAACCTTTGCAACGGGTTCGGAGCCAATGATCGCCTGAGGAGGGATACACCTACCAATCAAGCCGCCGATACTGCCGGTGCAAGAGCCAGCCTCCCCACAGCAACGAGGCCAGCATCAACAGCGTCCCGATGCCATAGGAGAGATGCGCCAGGCGATGGTCGTAGTCGAGCCATCCCAACATGGTCAGCAAATTGTTCCAATCATGCGCGTCGACTTCCTTGCCGGTAAACCCGCCCAGCAGGATGAGATCCATCGCCCGGGCATCGTTGATATACGGCGCCACGTCCATGAAGTTTTCCGCCGTCCACCAGAGCGCCACCGAACCACCGAACGGATCACGCGTCTTGATGAGGAATGTGCCTAGACAGATCACCGGCATGAGAATCTGGCCAAGACTGCCGCCAAGGATGGTCATGAATCGTCCGAAGGGCATGAAGATCAGGTGCCCGGCCTCATGAAACGGCAGGTTGATCAGGTGGAGGAAGGATTCGCCGGTGTAATTGGTGTCGAGCGGCGTGGTGATCAACCGCCAGCCCCACCAGGCCAGTAACAGGAATACCAGCGCCCGGCCTGCGAAGTGGAAGGGATTCACCGACTCTTCGGTGACGAGCAGCCATTCCTCAAGCAGCCGTGCCCCGACCGATTCTCGAACCTGCGGACGCGGCACCGCAACCGGACGTGGGGAGCGGTGCATTTTGGCGAAAATGATGCCGCAGCGGGCGCAGTCCACCCGCTCCTCGTCCTGTTCCCATCCGCATTTCACGCAATGCATGGGTCAGCGCAGAATAAACGGCTCCCAGGTGAACGTCAGCACAAAGATGAGCACGGCAATCCATCCAATGAACAGGCGCAGGCCGCCCAGCTCACGACCTGGATTCCGCACGGGTGGATGCGCCAGACCCATCAGGCCGGCAAGCCCCACCCACAAGAACCATCCCTTCCACCCCAGCCAGCCGAACAGCATCAGGATCGGTACGAGGGCGACGGCCACGCTACGTTGTCGCTCACCCAGAAGAGCATAGGCGACATGTCCGCCGTCTAGTTGCCCGATCGGCAAGAGATTGAGCGACGTAATGAAGAGCCCGAACCAGGCAGCAAACCCGATGGGATGGAGGATCACATCTGCGTTCGGCGACAACGGTCCGATGACGATCCAGGAAGCAAACTGCAGCAACAATGGCTCCCCGAGGTGCATGCCGTAGCTGCCTTGGATCGGCACCACGGTTGAAAGCCGAAGCCCGATCACCAAAGCAACCACCGCCACGACAAACCCAGCGATCGGACCGGCCACTCCGATATCAAACAGCGCCCGCCGATCGGTCAACGGCGCGCGCATGCGGATAATCGCCCCGAAGGTCCCCACAAAATGCGGCAGCCCCGGCACGAACAGGGGCAACGAGGTCGCCACCCCATGCAGACGCGACAGGACATA carries:
- the nuoB gene encoding NADH-quinone oxidoreductase subunit NuoB, with amino-acid sequence MFRIIKKSLKTGVVTGDHPAAAGPPEPVSPEAIEKAAPFRRSLTIREVDTGSCNACEMEMNALANPVYDVERFGVHIVASPRHADALVVTGPVTVNMERALKDVYKATADPKIVIALGDCAVNCGKFKGSYAVTGPVDRHIPVDVRISGCPPRPAEILAVLKQLRQPSADSDT
- a CDS encoding NADH-quinone oxidoreductase subunit C, with protein sequence MIDARSAVEQIQAAFAGAVIEVTAIHGVPMLRLRKQALPTVAHFLHTSPSLRASLSLLWAVDHRPRETRFELCYLFTLAEHKDWLLLAVDLQGEEREFPSITPHLHAAKWYEREIRDLFGLIPVGHPDLRRLVRHEHWPKGAHPLTKDFPWDRVLGRVQGEYAFRTIHGEGVFEVPVGPIHAGIIEPGHFRFSVAGEPIMQLEVRHFWKHRGLEKLFEQQPLTEAVPLSERVSGDTSVGHSLAYCQAVETLLGIEPPPRARYLRTLFLELERLHNHIGDVGAICNDTAYALAHAHCGRMKEHLMQLNDRLTGSRFLRGVICVGGITVDLGGLHLAQVEVELNALEQEFSSLEKILFANASLTERLENTGILTEGIAWDHAVMGVVGRASGIDRDLRRDRPFAAYDVLQPKVALYRYGDVRARMRVRMDEIHESVRLIREVRRCIPSGTLIAEATRSPQAGEWALSAVEGWRGEILYVVMAGEAGRIHRCKVRDPSFVHWPAIQWAALGNIVPDFPLINKSFNLSYAGNDL
- a CDS encoding hydrogenase 4 subunit F; translated protein: MWPVIVLLAGPVVAGLFSLVVQRARILHLVNLFTMLALAVAETVLTRQVLAEGSVTTLGAVVYVDALSDFILVIITAVGLSCSLYMWSYMDDQVARGVIAPKRLGLFFFLFHMFLFAMVAVTMANSLGVQWVALEGTTLATTFLIAFFRRRESLEAGWKYLILCSVGIALALFGVVLTYYSSVRVLGDASSALNMTALIGVANQLDPHVLKLAFIFILVGYGTKVGLVPMHTWLPDAYSEAPAPIAAMLAGVLETVAVYTVLRSKALVDQALPPTYTGNLLLTFGLLSFVVASLFILIQHNYKRLFAYSSIEHMGLAMIGFGVGGPLGTFAGLFHLLNHAVAKALAFFVAGNVHRRFETLEINEVRGVAQVQPITAVAMLVAGCALVGLPPFSPFVSELLVVSAVAAQDFASDTMEVGRFVTMTISDEMRSLGIVALLLFFAVVLFGGFMFRIGTMVWGAAPDGIARGEVWTVGHVPLMIMIVALLGFGFVLPEPIHTLLTRAVNVIVVR
- a CDS encoding hydrogenase, translating into MSASTHVGSQLVDLCSVLLLLCCFAIVAQRRLSACVDLFALQSAFLAATAALVAFLTGHTHIYVAAALTIVIKVIVLPRILRKVIERLNVSRELGMHINIPAGLLLCGALVILAFFITQPIIPLGYLLTRDSLAIALAIILIGFFTMIARQKAITQMVGFLVMENGVFLGATAAAYGMPLIVELGIFFDVLVAGLIVGIYTHRLQDTFDSVDTSTLTVLKE
- a CDS encoding NADH-quinone oxidoreductase subunit H, yielding MQALLHIAVVLMQLALLLALSPFVVGLIRKVKARLQCRRGASLFQPYADLAKLFQKQPVISSATSWIFTAAPYIVFASTVAAGLLVPVFVSHTPLNFAGNIIALVYMLALGTFFLILAGLDAGSAFGGMGSSREAIVATLAEPAMMLSILAIALTAGSTNLSTIVHQSALMEGALAPPAHLMALAALFIVTLAETGRVPVDNPATHLELTMIHEAMLLEYSGRYLALMEWAAGIKLVVFLTLIVNVFAPWGIATSLSPAAITVGLLVYLVKVSALAVVIGVIESMFAKLRLFRVPEMLGAAFILALLALVFFYTLKG
- the hyfB gene encoding hydrogenase 4 subunit B; this encodes MMTALLTVLLACYLLGGLLPLCTTVPHRQNLLAHGFAAAASVMGIALGLAGLLATAPLSLSLSSNIPHLTCALRLDPLAAFFVLTISLVALPASIYAFGYMEEFSGRISVGVLGSLLNGFLLSMTLVVLADNGFFFLILWEIMSLLSYLLVVTEHEKPGVREAGLFYLIMTHVGTAFIMLTFLIFAREAASFSFEAFRHPARAIPDGVRSMAFFAALIGFGAKAGIVPLHVWLPYAHPAAPSHISGVMSGVMIKTAIYGLIRVYFDFMGGEFPWWWGVTILIAGTVSALLGVMYALMEHDLKGLLAFHSVENIGIILLGIGAGMIFHTYGLQELAALGLLAGLYHTINHATFKALLFFGAGALQFSTHTRNIEEYGGLLRRMPWTGACFLIGAVSIAALPPTNGFVSEWLVFQSLFLSVQLPPLLLKLMLPIAAAMLALTGALALACFAKAFGLSFLAQPRSPQARRAKEVPWSMRAGMGFLAGACVVLGLAPMLVIPLLDRVTALLTGVSISVQVLALDGWVVAPVTVEFSSISTPVLAVLLVGAGGLGVLIARLCGKGLRARYYKTWGCGLNLTPRMEYSAMGFAQPIKQVFETIYQPAVKLEREFLEQSKYFIKHQRFESHIHPMFETYLYEPVVRRLLALADRLRVIQAGSLHVYLSYIFLTLVLLLLWAG
- a CDS encoding DUF1566 domain-containing protein, which translates into the protein MRHTGALMRVCRYPMMVSILLLVGSSSGAVLAEEGASRFVLQFEGDVVKDQKTGLVWEREPDYVFDVWDRSVARCATKTVGGRKGWRAPSIEEIQTLVDPDQQDPSLPPGHPFRNIRSGIYWTATAHPKDDIVAWQQSFFSGQAVTDQKSGTRRLWCVLGEAPQ
- a CDS encoding site-2 protease family protein — its product is MDRDDAGRPPVQDDLIPVERDQEEDEEWEEDERPPFSAFVLPAILFTLTVFTVLWAGAYQTNTNPLVGPWNFLVDDPGSLWKGIPFAATLLGILVTHELGHYVLSRLHGVATSLPLFVPGLPHFVGTFGAIIRMRAPLTDRRALFDIGVAGPIAGFVVAVVALVIGLRLSTVVPIQGSYGMHLGEPLLLQFASWIVIGPLSPNADVILHPIGFAAWFGLFITSLNLLPIGQLDGGHVAYALLGERQRSVAVALVPILMLFGWLGWKGWFLWVGLAGLMGLAHPPVRNPGRELGGLRLFIGWIAVLIFVLTFTWEPFILR